GTGGTTAAAGCTCCAAAGTCATCGTCAACTCTCGGTTCGCCCGGATCACTATCACAAGTTGGCGCCCAGATTTTTTGGACCTTACCAGGTGGTCAGTCAAGTGGGCAACGTGGCATATCGTCTCGCCTTACCAGCAACAGCTAAAATACATGATGTATTTCACGTCTCCATGCTGAAACCTTTCAAAGGGCCTCCTCCATCCACCACACCAGACCTTCCTGAAGATGTATCCTACCCCTCTCCAGAATCTGCACAACCAACTCCTCACAAGATACTGGCTCAACGCTTTGTTCACGGGCACCGGCAGTTCTTGATTCAGTGGACCGGACAAGATCttgaagaagctacttgggaggatGCTCTGGACTTCCGTCGGGCGCACCCAGATTTCAAGCTTGAGGACAAGCTTGCtgtcgaggggggggggggggagtatTGATATGGCCCAGCCGCATAGAGTTTATTTTAGGAAACACTGAGTTGATTGGCTGTGATTATTTGGTAGCAAATAGTCCCTTTTTGTAATGGTAGCATTAGTTACCTTATTGAGCATTACACGGCTCTATAGTTTCTATGTTTAGGAAAGAGATTGTGGGGAAATAAAAGGGagaaaggcagaagagaaaagggACATTCTTGTTCCACAAATTCCAGTCTCAGGCGTCGCCGACGATAAATGGCCGGTGGTTCCGTCAACCGCTACCATAGGTCGCCGGCGAGCTATCCCGGTGCCGCCCCAGCCTACTCGATCTGGGCTGCGGCCTGGAACTCGTTCCTATCAACGGGAACACCCATATCAGAAGAGATGCTCGCAGACATTGCCATCCAAGCTTTCTCCACGACATCAACTGACAACACCAACAGAGTGGCCAGAGCATGAGCACGAGCGCGCCCGACTACACTCCCACAGCTGCAGCCCGTCGTCACGTCATCACCACACCACAGCGGACACTGACCCTGTCACCAAATGTTGGTGACATACACGAGCGTTACTGTTATCTCCAAAACGTCAAGTAGTTAGAATGTAGATTATCCATTCTTAATATGATATTCTACATTTCGTAAACAATGATTATTTTACCTTTTCTGTTGATGTGAGCATAACTGTAGAGCACAAAGAGCTTCTCTGGATCTGTCATGTGGGTTATGGTTTACATTTGCACACCATGTGGGATTCAAGTTTTGCTTATACTAACTTTTGGTTGTTCTCAGGTGCCATGCATCCTGAGCGGCTCAATGATGTTGCTGATGGATCATCCAATGTTAGGGAGGTTTGGAAATTCTCATTCAAATAGATTAGCACTGCCCCTGCGATTGTCGGGAGAACTGGAAACATGTACTGGACTCCATATTGGGTGAGAGGGAGGTCTTATAGGACTTCCTGGTTCTGTTAATCTACCTGTGACTGTTTCAAAAAGCTGATCTTTCTCTTTTGGAGCACTGCTTTGCTCTTGTAGACTAAAAAAAATCGCTTTTACCTCTGGTTTCTGTTTGTTAAACTTGTTTAGCCTTTCATATGAAACGATGAATTCTCCATGATATTATCACACTTGCTCTCAAATTACCCTCCAAAGATAGCATCTCCTATGTAGATTAAAAGCGTCACTTTCCACCGAGCATCATGACGAAGATTCCTGATAGTTCCAATGGCAGACACATCTGATTGAGTCACACCTGACAAGTCAAAAAAAGGCGCAAGGACAAAATTCTATCCCAGATGCTTCACCCTCTATTTTTTCTATCTGGATTGATAAACCATGCTGGATGGGGCCAAGAGGAATGTTTTTTTTCCAGTAAACACTCGAGAATGCACCCCCAGCAGGCAGCAGCACAAGACAGCGAGAGGTGTGAATGCAGTAGGGACATGGATGTGAAAGGGTGCTCATAGCCCCATGTGATGCAAGGAGTCAAGCATTGGGGCAAGCTTTGTCCCTATCTCCACGTTTCAGTGCTGCTAATCCTAGCTTCAACATGGTACagccttgtgtgggggtcattccATGTGGCCTACTGTCGTGATTTGTATTGTATGTACCCCTCCTTGTAGGTAGTGTCTATATCTCCTGCCTTGCAGCTTTTGCAGTGAGCTACCATGTCCACGATGGGCTTCTTCCAGGACACCCGCGTCGTCGGTGGTGGCAGCAGCCGGACGGCCAGGTTTCTCCAGTACCAGAGGCTGGAGTGCTGGGAGGACGCCGGAGTCGCTCCCAGTCCCAGGTCCCGGTGGCGGTGGCCGTGGCTGCCGACGGAGAATGGTAAGATGGCTCCCCCCTGTTTGTTCAATGTCAAGAGGCTGAAGTGGAGCAAGATCACCTCGGCTCTGATACTACCAAGGAAGGTTGCTGAGCTCTCCGCAAAGATCCGTCACGCCAGCGCCAGGACCGAGGCCGCCGCCACCATCTGCCCGGCCGTCGTCTTCGTGTCACCGTGGGGGCTTCCTGTGCTCTCCCGGCCACTCTTGGTCGGCCACAAGAGCAGGTACCAGTATCACCATGGAAAGGACACCTGATGATGAGCTGAGCAGGTAGTACCCAATCTGTATTCCTGGCGATGATTATATATGCGGCGAGCTAGTTGATCTTGTAGTATGTGTAGTAATCCTCATTTTGATTCCCCTGCGATGCTTGTGTCATGCTTGATTGGGCCCCTTGCTACGGCATGCATGTCATGTTGTGCCCTCTATCAACATCCGTACCAAGCAAAGCAATTGCTATATTCCATCACTACCATTCGCCCATGTGGATTTGGATATCTCGTAGGAATTCACCGTTCTTCATGAGCAGCTTCAATCGCATGCATAATTGCATATATGGCCTGGAAAAACATCTAGGATTTGGTgttctttttttttctatttaGGCCATGATTGGCAGATCTCCGGCT
This portion of the Zea mays cultivar B73 chromosome 2, Zm-B73-REFERENCE-NAM-5.0, whole genome shotgun sequence genome encodes:
- the LOC100276898 gene encoding uncharacterized protein LOC100276898: MSTMGFFQDTRVVGGGSSRTARFLQYQRLECWEDAGVAPSPRSRWRWPWLPTENGKMAPPCLFNVKRLKWSKITSALILPRKVAELSAKIRHASARTEAAATICPAVVFVSPWGLPVLSRPLLVGHKSRYQYHHGKDT